A window from Intestinimonas massiliensis (ex Afouda et al. 2020) encodes these proteins:
- a CDS encoding M56 family metallopeptidase — protein MTDFWSFLLQTLTASGAAAALLLIKALFRDKLSPRWQCGVWALLGLTLLLPAGRGGRYVLFNWPLLVETAKTAFTGDYDLIRVTAPIPLPGRLGGPRGVFDALYLLYMAGVVALLAWYALTYLRLRLALRRGTPADDAPLRRVAERYDLPVCRAVEVEGLSSAFVCGFFAPVLALPAGRETDEKVLLHELLHRTYGDVGWGLLVCLFRCVHWCTPLLWYAFDQVQNDLEALCDQRVLERLEGEDRRDYGRILLSMADEKYARAPGTSSMANGGQNIKRRIASIARFKRYPAGMALASVCVAVILALPLALGTTQTLAKADGLGHSDQEAFLTAMASARLTRCTTPAGALDAYGKAVLDYNGIYRALCAPLEQHPALAAEMEAAASGPDHWVHERWESGLPGYPNVQAGYYIYNLTPAGKGAYTALMVFPLQRVYGVEDAYSEESNWLWTAVQTVRVWASEAGWVVEPAEDFRQVKCQSIGRGHEDGLTWGDEALPPAVVYTAETELYRLELRYQTVHMVDNATKTEDSMSWFSGPAFFFDTKPKPRAVFSEARQGDSFTGTFLGSEEELGSIHTVRWSAAPMDAAGHHPDLGYAALGNSGGSSSSGAFWGCKQPGGLEEPWDGSLFSGGGSGLDGDPNEAPVYPAAYRLELSVNGETETLTLTPREGGAA, from the coding sequence ATGACCGATTTCTGGTCCTTTTTGCTCCAGACCCTGACGGCCTCCGGCGCGGCGGCGGCCCTGCTGCTGATCAAGGCTCTGTTCCGCGACAAGCTCTCGCCCCGGTGGCAGTGCGGCGTCTGGGCTCTGCTGGGCCTGACCCTGCTTCTTCCCGCCGGGCGGGGCGGCCGGTATGTGCTGTTTAACTGGCCCCTGCTGGTGGAGACCGCCAAGACCGCCTTCACCGGGGACTATGACCTCATCCGGGTGACCGCCCCCATCCCCCTGCCCGGCAGGCTGGGCGGACCCCGGGGGGTGTTCGATGCGCTCTATCTTCTCTACATGGCGGGGGTAGTGGCGCTGCTGGCCTGGTACGCCCTCACCTACCTGCGGCTGCGGCTGGCCCTCCGCCGGGGGACCCCCGCCGATGACGCCCCGCTCCGCCGGGTGGCGGAGCGGTACGACCTGCCCGTCTGCCGGGCCGTCGAGGTGGAGGGGCTGTCCTCCGCCTTCGTCTGCGGGTTCTTCGCCCCGGTGCTGGCCCTGCCCGCCGGGCGGGAGACCGACGAAAAGGTGCTCCTCCACGAGCTGCTCCACCGGACCTATGGCGACGTGGGCTGGGGGCTGCTGGTGTGCCTGTTCCGGTGCGTTCACTGGTGCACCCCCCTGCTTTGGTATGCCTTCGACCAGGTGCAGAACGACCTGGAGGCCCTCTGCGATCAGCGGGTGCTGGAGCGGCTGGAGGGGGAGGACCGGCGGGACTACGGGCGCATCCTCCTGTCCATGGCCGACGAGAAATACGCCCGGGCGCCCGGCACCTCCTCCATGGCCAACGGCGGGCAGAACATCAAGCGCCGCATCGCCTCCATCGCCCGGTTCAAGCGGTATCCGGCGGGGATGGCCCTGGCCTCGGTATGTGTGGCGGTGATTCTGGCCCTGCCTCTCGCCCTGGGGACCACCCAGACGCTGGCCAAGGCCGACGGCCTTGGCCACAGTGATCAGGAGGCCTTTCTCACCGCCATGGCCTCCGCCCGCCTCACCCGATGCACCACCCCCGCCGGGGCGCTGGACGCCTATGGCAAGGCGGTGCTGGACTACAACGGCATCTACCGGGCCCTGTGCGCCCCACTGGAGCAGCACCCCGCCCTGGCGGCGGAGATGGAGGCCGCGGCCAGCGGCCCGGACCACTGGGTGCACGAGCGCTGGGAGAGCGGCCTGCCGGGCTACCCCAACGTACAGGCGGGCTACTATATCTATAACCTGACCCCGGCTGGGAAGGGGGCCTATACCGCCCTGATGGTCTTTCCCCTCCAGCGTGTCTATGGCGTGGAGGACGCCTACAGCGAGGAGTCCAACTGGCTGTGGACGGCGGTCCAGACCGTCCGGGTCTGGGCGTCGGAGGCCGGCTGGGTGGTGGAGCCCGCGGAGGACTTCCGGCAGGTCAAATGCCAGAGCATTGGCCGGGGCCATGAGGACGGATTGACCTGGGGGGACGAGGCTCTCCCTCCGGCGGTGGTCTATACCGCCGAGACCGAACTCTACCGGCTGGAGCTGCGCTACCAGACCGTCCACATGGTGGACAACGCGACCAAGACCGAGGATAGCATGTCCTGGTTTTCCGGCCCCGCCTTCTTCTTCGACACCAAGCCCAAGCCCCGGGCCGTATTCAGCGAGGCCCGGCAGGGGGACTCCTTCACCGGAACCTTCCTGGGCTCTGAGGAGGAGCTCGGGAGCATCCACACGGTGCGGTGGTCCGCCGCCCCCATGGACGCCGCCGGCCATCACCCGGACCTGGGCTACGCAGCGCTGGGCAACAGCGGCGGCAGCAGCAGTAGCGGGGCCTTCTGGGGCTGTAAGCAGCCCGGCGGGCTGGAGGAGCCGTGGGACGGCAGCCTGTTCAGCGGGGGCGGCAGCGGCTTGGACGGCGACCCCAATGAGGCCCCGGTCTATCCTGCCGCCTATCGGCTGGAGCTCAGCGTCAACGGGGAGACGGAGACCCTCACCCTCACCCCCCGGGAAGGAGGCGCGGCATGA
- a CDS encoding BlaI/MecI/CopY family transcriptional regulator has protein sequence MRLSDREWKVLEVLWQGEGLALGPVVEALRPGTGWSRNTVFTYLTRMEGKGLVTIDKQRVPHLYRPAVARSDCAAAERRGLLDRVYRGSAGQMVAAFLKEETLTAQERDELRRLLDEMEV, from the coding sequence ATGCGGCTGTCGGACCGTGAATGGAAGGTGCTGGAGGTTCTGTGGCAGGGGGAGGGGCTGGCCCTGGGCCCGGTGGTGGAGGCCCTGCGGCCCGGCACCGGGTGGAGCCGGAACACCGTGTTCACCTACCTCACCCGGATGGAGGGCAAGGGCCTGGTGACCATCGACAAGCAGCGCGTTCCCCACCTCTACCGCCCAGCGGTGGCGCGCTCCGACTGCGCCGCCGCCGAGCGCCGGGGCCTGCTGGACCGGGTATACCGCGGCTCCGCCGGGCAGATGGTGGCCGCCTTTTTGAAGGAGGAGACCCTCACGGCCCAGGAGCGGGATGAGCTGCGCCGGCTGCTGGACGAGATGGAGGTGTAG
- a CDS encoding TSUP family transporter has product MEVTWTTLLIVCPLVFLSGLVDAVAGGGGLISLPAYLLAGLPPHAATATNKCGSVFGTGLSTLRFLKNGRVRLGPAAVSAATALLGSVLGARLCLLVPDTFLHYFLVAALPVLAVFLLLKRDFGLENKADALSGPLLMLLSGLIGLVLGLYDGFFGPGAGTFVILAFTALCRFDLVTASGNAKVVNFCSNLAAFVTFALAGEIVWALGVPAAVCGLWGHYTGSGLALKKGAKAIRPMFFVVLGLLLCKTALELAG; this is encoded by the coding sequence ATGGAAGTCACCTGGACCACTCTGCTGATCGTCTGCCCGCTGGTCTTTTTGTCCGGACTGGTGGACGCGGTGGCCGGCGGCGGCGGGCTCATCTCCCTGCCCGCCTATCTGCTGGCCGGACTGCCGCCCCACGCCGCCACCGCTACCAACAAGTGCGGTTCCGTCTTCGGCACGGGGCTGTCCACCCTCCGGTTCCTGAAAAACGGACGGGTCCGCCTGGGCCCCGCCGCCGTCTCCGCCGCCACCGCCCTCCTGGGCTCGGTGCTGGGCGCCCGGCTGTGCCTGCTGGTTCCGGACACCTTCCTCCACTACTTTCTGGTGGCTGCCCTCCCTGTTCTGGCCGTCTTTCTCCTGCTCAAGCGGGACTTTGGGCTGGAAAATAAGGCCGACGCCCTGTCCGGCCCCCTATTGATGCTCCTGTCCGGGCTCATCGGCCTGGTACTGGGCCTGTACGACGGCTTCTTCGGTCCCGGCGCCGGAACCTTCGTCATCCTGGCCTTCACCGCCCTGTGCCGCTTCGACCTGGTCACCGCCTCCGGCAACGCCAAGGTGGTCAACTTCTGCTCCAATCTGGCCGCCTTCGTCACCTTTGCCCTGGCCGGTGAGATCGTCTGGGCCCTGGGCGTCCCCGCCGCCGTCTGCGGCCTTTGGGGCCACTATACAGGCTCCGGCCTGGCCCTGAAAAAGGGAGCCAAGGCCATCCGGCCCATGTTCTTCGTGGTGTTGGGCCTGCTGCTGTGCAAAACCGCCCTGGAACTCGCCGGTTGA
- a CDS encoding cation-translocating P-type ATPase — MIEWKRERVRVEQSYFDKTVHQTLEDLDSRPGGLSDAQAAQRLERYGKNALADGKKKTGVQVFFEQFKDLLVVILMVAALVSLVSGEGESTVVIFAVLLLNAVLGTVQHFKAEKSLESLKAMSAPSAKVLRDGIRTVIPSAQVVPGDIVELEAGDMVVADGRILENFSLKVNESSLTGESEGVEKTADVIEAVQVALGDQKNMVFSGSLVTYGRATVAVTGTGMHTELGKVAALMNQTQQRKTPLQESLDQFSKKLAAVILCVCAVVFALSLWRAMPVLDALMFAVALAVAAIPEALSSIVTIVLALGTQKMAKQNAIIKDLKAVESLGAVSVICSDKTGTLTQNKMTPQKIYADGALLAEPELNLANDVQRLLLKAALLASDATTDEERGTSIGDPTEVALVMMGDRIGVDEGVYRSQHPRLRELAFDSDRKLMSTLHVIEGVPTLYTKGAIDVLLDRSTHVLTGAGAVPLTPEWKERISRTNMELSLEGLRVLALAYKELPEVRDLTLDDERDFTFIGLVSMIDPPRPEAVQAVADAKRGGVRTIMITGDHKVTASAIARQIGIFREGDEAVSGVELDGMSDHDLDERLEHISVYARVSPEHKIRIVKAWQRKGKIVSMTGDGVNDAPALKAADIGVAMGITGTEVSKDAASMILADDNFATIVKAVVNGRGVYTNIKNAINFLLSGNMAGILCVFLASVLGLPMPFAPVHLLFINLLTDSLPAIAVGVEPARKGLLDQKPRNPKEPILNKSLMLRILAFGAVIAAATMTAFFVGLNAGGAALASTMAFATLTLARLFHGFNCRGRESVFRLGLTTNRASLAAFGAGVLLLAAVLFLPGLSGLFQVAHMTAGQYGLIVLLAFLPTAAIQIYKVLCDRRK, encoded by the coding sequence ATGATAGAATGGAAAAGGGAGCGTGTCAGAGTGGAACAGAGCTATTTCGACAAGACGGTCCATCAGACGCTGGAGGACCTGGACAGCCGGCCGGGCGGCCTCTCGGACGCCCAGGCCGCGCAGCGCCTGGAGCGCTACGGCAAAAACGCCCTGGCGGATGGGAAGAAAAAAACCGGGGTACAGGTATTCTTCGAACAGTTCAAGGACCTGCTGGTGGTCATCCTGATGGTGGCTGCCCTGGTCTCCCTGGTTTCCGGCGAGGGGGAGAGTACCGTGGTCATCTTCGCGGTGCTGCTCCTCAACGCCGTGCTGGGCACCGTCCAGCACTTCAAGGCGGAGAAGTCCCTGGAGAGCCTGAAAGCCATGTCCGCCCCCAGCGCCAAGGTGCTGCGGGACGGCATCCGGACGGTGATCCCCTCGGCCCAGGTGGTCCCCGGCGACATCGTGGAGCTGGAGGCCGGCGACATGGTGGTGGCCGACGGCCGCATTTTGGAGAACTTCTCCCTCAAGGTGAACGAGAGCTCCCTCACCGGCGAGAGCGAGGGGGTGGAAAAGACCGCCGACGTGATCGAGGCGGTCCAGGTGGCCCTGGGCGACCAGAAGAACATGGTGTTCTCCGGGTCCCTGGTGACCTACGGCCGGGCCACAGTGGCGGTGACGGGCACCGGCATGCACACCGAGCTGGGTAAGGTGGCCGCCCTAATGAACCAGACCCAGCAGCGCAAGACCCCTCTCCAGGAGAGCCTGGACCAATTCAGCAAGAAGCTGGCGGCGGTCATCCTGTGCGTCTGCGCGGTGGTGTTCGCCCTGTCCCTGTGGCGGGCTATGCCGGTGCTGGACGCCCTGATGTTCGCCGTGGCCCTGGCGGTGGCCGCCATCCCAGAGGCCCTCAGCTCCATCGTCACCATCGTCCTGGCCCTGGGCACCCAGAAGATGGCCAAGCAGAACGCCATCATCAAGGATCTGAAGGCGGTGGAGAGCCTGGGCGCCGTGTCGGTGATCTGCTCGGACAAGACGGGTACCCTGACCCAGAACAAGATGACCCCCCAGAAAATCTACGCCGACGGCGCCCTGCTGGCGGAGCCGGAGCTGAACTTGGCCAACGACGTGCAGCGGCTGCTGCTGAAGGCCGCTCTGCTGGCCAGCGACGCCACCACCGACGAGGAGAGGGGGACCTCCATTGGGGACCCCACCGAGGTGGCTCTGGTGATGATGGGGGACCGCATCGGCGTGGATGAGGGGGTCTACCGGAGCCAGCACCCCCGGCTGCGGGAGCTGGCCTTCGACTCCGACCGGAAGCTGATGAGCACCCTCCACGTCATCGAAGGGGTCCCCACCCTGTACACCAAGGGGGCCATCGACGTGCTGCTGGACCGCTCTACCCACGTTCTCACCGGGGCGGGGGCGGTGCCGCTGACGCCCGAGTGGAAGGAGCGCATCTCCCGCACCAATATGGAGCTCTCCCTGGAGGGCCTGCGGGTGCTGGCCCTGGCCTATAAGGAGCTGCCGGAGGTCCGGGACCTGACGCTGGACGACGAGCGGGACTTCACCTTTATCGGTCTGGTGTCCATGATCGACCCGCCCCGGCCCGAGGCCGTCCAGGCGGTGGCCGACGCCAAGCGGGGCGGGGTGCGCACCATCATGATCACCGGCGACCACAAGGTGACCGCCTCGGCCATCGCACGGCAGATCGGCATCTTCCGGGAGGGGGATGAGGCGGTGTCCGGCGTGGAGCTGGACGGCATGAGCGACCACGACCTGGACGAGCGGCTGGAGCACATCTCGGTTTACGCCCGGGTGTCGCCGGAGCACAAGATCCGCATCGTCAAGGCCTGGCAGCGCAAGGGAAAGATCGTCTCCATGACCGGCGACGGCGTCAACGACGCCCCCGCCCTCAAGGCCGCCGACATCGGCGTGGCCATGGGCATCACCGGCACGGAGGTCAGTAAGGACGCCGCCTCCATGATCCTGGCCGACGACAACTTCGCCACCATCGTCAAGGCGGTGGTCAACGGCCGGGGCGTCTACACCAACATCAAAAACGCCATCAACTTCCTGCTGTCGGGCAATATGGCGGGTATCCTGTGCGTGTTCCTCGCCTCGGTGCTGGGTCTGCCCATGCCCTTCGCGCCGGTCCATCTGCTGTTCATCAACCTGCTGACCGACTCCCTGCCCGCCATCGCCGTGGGCGTGGAGCCCGCCCGCAAGGGCCTGCTGGACCAGAAGCCCCGCAACCCCAAGGAGCCCATCCTCAACAAGAGCCTGATGCTGCGCATCCTGGCCTTCGGCGCGGTCATCGCCGCCGCCACCATGACCGCCTTCTTCGTGGGACTGAACGCCGGAGGAGCCGCCCTGGCCAGCACCATGGCCTTCGCCACCCTGACCCTGGCCCGCCTGTTCCACGGCTTCAACTGCCGGGGACGGGAGTCGGTGTTCCGGCTGGGCCTGACCACCAACAGGGCCAGCCTGGCGGCCTTCGGCGCGGGGGTGCTGCTGCTGGCCGCCGTCCTCTTTCTCCCCGGCCTCAGCGGCCTGTTTCAGGTGGCCCATATGACGGCAGGCCAGTACGGTCTGATCGTGCTGCTGGCCTTCCTGCCCACGGCGGCCATCCAGATCTACAAGGTCCTCTGCGACCGGCGCAAGTAA
- a CDS encoding helix-turn-helix domain-containing protein — MVTLAQRIEALRTERNLSRPALSAALGFSKNAVEKFETGRQTPTKDQQDKLAEYFGVSLFYLRGESSDRTRMESWMDAAYADDGPGHVPAPAAPRKSVPPAGQSAGTGQGTLFDSFLSSKQFQELLHATVLDTLRSPEGQELIARVVRKELLRQR; from the coding sequence ATGGTCACACTGGCCCAGAGGATCGAGGCCCTCCGCACCGAGCGGAACCTGAGCCGCCCCGCCCTCTCCGCCGCCCTGGGTTTTTCCAAAAACGCGGTGGAAAAATTTGAAACCGGCCGCCAGACGCCCACAAAGGACCAGCAGGACAAGCTGGCGGAGTATTTCGGCGTGTCCCTGTTCTACCTCCGGGGGGAGAGCAGCGACCGCACCCGCATGGAAAGCTGGATGGACGCCGCTTATGCCGACGACGGACCGGGTCACGTTCCCGCTCCCGCCGCACCCCGGAAGTCCGTCCCGCCCGCCGGACAGAGCGCCGGCACGGGACAGGGCACCCTGTTCGACTCCTTCCTCTCCAGCAAGCAGTTTCAGGAGCTGCTGCACGCCACGGTGCTGGACACCCTCCGCTCCCCCGAGGGACAGGAGCTCATTGCCCGGGTGGTCCGCAAGGAGCTTCTCCGCCAACGGTAG
- a CDS encoding CTP synthase, which translates to MTVKYIFVTGGVVSGLGKGITAASLGRLLKQRGLRVKVQKLDPYLNVDPGTMSPYQHGEVFVTDDGAETDLDLGHYERFIDENLTFNSSVSSGKVYWNVLNRERAGDYLGGTVQIIPHITGEIKRNIYSLDTPDTDVAIVEIGGTVGDIESQPFLESIRQVAAERGRQNVMFIHVSLIVSIPGSGELKSKPTQHSAKELLSLGIQPDVIMCRCDAPIPDEILEKISLFCNIPRENAIPNLTADLLYDVPLMLEREGLADVVVRRLGLICHAPDLTEWATMVHRAKHPKGTVRIALVGKYVALHDAYLSVVEALTHGGIENDVKVEVQWVDSETVTDENAVRVLAEADGVLVPGGFGDRGIEGKISAVRYAREHKVPFLGICLGMQMAVVEYARHVCGWADAHSSELDPATAHPVIDLMPDQRGVTAKGGTMRLGSYPCRVTSRETRTYQAYGCDQIAERHRHRYEFNNDYRQDLTGAGLVLAGLSPDERLVEIVELKDHPWFVGVQFHPELKSRPNKAHPLFRDFIAAAKAGQRAEAE; encoded by the coding sequence ATGACGGTCAAGTACATTTTTGTCACCGGCGGTGTGGTATCGGGACTGGGCAAGGGCATCACGGCGGCGTCTCTGGGGCGGCTGCTGAAGCAGCGGGGCCTGCGGGTGAAGGTACAGAAGCTGGACCCGTATCTCAACGTGGACCCCGGCACCATGAGCCCGTATCAGCACGGGGAGGTCTTTGTCACCGACGACGGGGCGGAGACCGATCTGGACCTGGGGCATTACGAGCGGTTCATCGACGAGAACCTCACCTTCAACTCCTCGGTTTCCTCGGGCAAGGTCTACTGGAATGTGCTCAACCGGGAACGGGCGGGGGACTATCTGGGCGGCACCGTGCAGATCATTCCCCACATCACCGGGGAGATCAAGCGGAACATCTACTCGCTGGATACGCCGGACACCGATGTGGCCATCGTGGAGATCGGCGGCACGGTGGGCGACATCGAAAGTCAGCCCTTTCTGGAGTCCATCCGGCAGGTGGCGGCCGAGCGCGGACGCCAGAACGTGATGTTCATCCACGTCTCCCTCATCGTCTCCATCCCCGGCAGCGGGGAGCTCAAGAGCAAGCCCACCCAGCACTCGGCCAAGGAGCTGCTGAGTCTGGGCATTCAGCCCGATGTCATCATGTGCCGCTGCGATGCGCCCATCCCCGACGAGATCCTGGAGAAGATCTCCCTGTTCTGCAACATCCCCCGGGAAAACGCCATCCCCAACCTGACGGCCGACCTGCTGTATGACGTGCCCCTGATGCTGGAGCGGGAGGGGCTGGCCGACGTGGTGGTCCGGCGTCTGGGCCTCATCTGCCACGCCCCGGACCTGACCGAGTGGGCCACCATGGTCCACCGGGCCAAGCACCCCAAGGGCACGGTGAGGATCGCCCTGGTGGGCAAATATGTGGCCCTCCACGACGCCTATCTCTCGGTGGTGGAGGCCCTGACCCACGGCGGCATCGAGAACGATGTGAAGGTGGAGGTCCAGTGGGTGGACTCTGAGACCGTCACCGACGAAAACGCCGTCCGGGTCCTGGCGGAGGCCGATGGAGTGCTGGTGCCCGGCGGCTTTGGCGACCGGGGCATTGAGGGTAAGATCTCCGCAGTCCGCTACGCCCGGGAGCATAAGGTGCCCTTCCTGGGCATCTGTCTGGGGATGCAGATGGCGGTGGTGGAGTATGCCCGGCACGTCTGCGGCTGGGCGGACGCCCACTCCAGCGAGCTGGACCCCGCCACCGCCCACCCGGTCATCGATCTGATGCCCGATCAGCGCGGCGTCACCGCCAAGGGCGGCACCATGCGTCTGGGCTCCTATCCCTGCCGGGTCACCTCCCGGGAGACGCGGACCTACCAGGCCTACGGCTGTGACCAGATTGCCGAGCGTCACCGCCACCGCTACGAGTTCAACAACGACTACCGGCAGGACCTGACGGGGGCGGGACTGGTGCTGGCCGGGCTGTCCCCGGACGAGCGGCTGGTGGAGATCGTGGAACTGAAGGACCACCCCTGGTTCGTGGGGGTCCAGTTCCACCCGGAGCTGAAGAGCCGCCCCAACAAGGCCCATCCTCTGTTCCGGGACTTTATCGCGGCGGCCAAGGCCGGGCAGCGCGCCGAAGCAGAATAG
- a CDS encoding DUF1846 domain-containing protein, translating to MDRPGFDNGRYLEMQSARIAERIAQFGNKLYLEFGGKLFDDFHASRVLPGFEPDSKIRMLAQLKDRAEIVIAICASDIEKNKVRGDLGITYDVDVLRLIDAFRTQGLYVGGVVVTQYDRQPAADAFRRRLEGLGIRVYLHYPIAGYPRNIPLIVSDEGYGKNEYVETTRPLVVVTAPGPGSGKMAVCLSQLYHEYKRGVKAGYAKFETFPIWNLPLQHPVNLAYEAATADLNDVNMIDPFHLQAYGETTVNYNRDVEIFPVLNAILDKITGESPYKSPTDMGVNMAGYCITDDEAVCAAARQEIIRRYYDALCDRRQGAGGDEILYKLELLMQQAKVSPELRPVVAAALKVAEETGNPASAIELPGGEVVTGKTTDLMGASSATLLNALKRLAGIGHEHHLISREAIEPIQTVKVRHLGSSNPRLHSDETLIALAISATTNPLAAKALAHLDQLRSCEAHSSVILSPADSVTYKRLGMRLTCEPTYETNKLYHK from the coding sequence ATGGACAGGCCCGGATTTGACAACGGCAGGTATTTGGAGATGCAGTCGGCCCGCATCGCGGAGCGGATCGCCCAGTTCGGAAACAAGCTGTACCTGGAGTTCGGCGGCAAGCTGTTCGACGACTTTCACGCCTCCCGGGTGCTGCCCGGCTTCGAACCGGACAGCAAGATCCGGATGCTGGCCCAGCTCAAGGACCGGGCGGAGATCGTCATCGCCATCTGCGCCAGCGACATCGAGAAGAACAAGGTGCGGGGGGATCTGGGGATCACCTACGACGTGGATGTGCTGCGTCTGATCGACGCCTTCCGGACCCAGGGGCTGTACGTGGGGGGCGTGGTGGTCACCCAGTACGACCGTCAGCCTGCCGCTGACGCCTTCCGCCGCCGACTGGAGGGGCTGGGCATCCGGGTCTACCTCCACTACCCCATTGCGGGCTATCCTCGAAACATCCCTCTCATCGTCAGCGACGAGGGCTACGGGAAGAACGAGTACGTGGAGACTACCCGCCCCCTGGTGGTGGTCACCGCCCCCGGCCCCGGCAGCGGCAAGATGGCGGTGTGCCTCAGCCAGCTCTACCACGAGTATAAGCGGGGGGTGAAGGCGGGCTACGCCAAGTTTGAGACCTTCCCCATCTGGAACCTGCCCCTCCAGCACCCGGTGAACCTGGCCTATGAGGCGGCCACCGCCGACCTCAACGACGTCAACATGATCGACCCCTTCCACCTCCAGGCCTACGGCGAGACCACGGTGAACTACAACCGGGACGTGGAGATCTTCCCGGTGCTCAACGCCATCCTGGACAAGATCACCGGGGAGAGCCCCTACAAATCCCCCACCGACATGGGGGTGAACATGGCGGGCTACTGCATCACCGACGACGAAGCGGTGTGCGCCGCCGCCCGGCAGGAGATCATCCGGCGGTACTACGACGCCCTGTGCGACCGCCGCCAGGGCGCGGGGGGGGACGAGATTCTCTACAAGCTGGAGCTGCTGATGCAGCAGGCCAAGGTGAGTCCCGAGCTGCGGCCGGTGGTGGCCGCCGCCCTGAAGGTGGCCGAGGAGACGGGCAACCCGGCCTCCGCCATTGAGCTGCCCGGCGGCGAGGTGGTGACCGGCAAGACCACCGACCTGATGGGGGCCTCCTCCGCCACCCTGCTCAACGCCCTCAAGCGGCTGGCGGGCATCGGGCACGAGCACCACCTCATCTCCCGGGAGGCCATCGAGCCCATCCAGACCGTCAAGGTGCGGCATCTGGGCAGCAGCAACCCCCGGCTCCACTCCGATGAGACCCTCATCGCCCTGGCCATCAGCGCCACCACCAACCCCCTGGCGGCCAAGGCCCTGGCCCACCTGGACCAGCTCCGCTCCTGCGAGGCCCACTCCTCCGTCATCCTCTCCCCGGCGGACTCGGTGACCTATAAAAGGCTGGGGATGCGCCTGACCTGCGAGCCCACCTACGAGACCAACAAGCTCTATCACAAATAG
- a CDS encoding S-layer homology domain-containing protein, producing MRTAAALLVLVLLLFLNPAVVAAAPPAARMDLAVLLWESAGAVPFAAGGAFSDVARNDDGATAAAWCREAGLLLGTGDGRFSPDRPLTREELAVALRRYARILGRDTFLPAGAAECNDYADISPWADDSLYWACDAGVLNWSEGGRLDPGGTLTLAQLQAVLEDFLAR from the coding sequence ATGCGCACAGCCGCCGCGCTTTTGGTCCTTGTCCTGCTGCTCTTCCTCAATCCGGCCGTGGTGGCGGCGGCGCCACCCGCCGCGCGTATGGACCTGGCCGTCCTGCTGTGGGAGAGCGCCGGTGCCGTCCCCTTCGCGGCCGGCGGCGCCTTCTCGGATGTAGCGCGGAACGACGACGGCGCCACCGCCGCGGCCTGGTGCCGTGAGGCCGGGCTGCTGCTGGGCACGGGCGACGGCCGCTTTTCTCCGGACCGGCCGTTGACCCGGGAGGAGCTGGCAGTGGCCCTCCGGCGGTACGCCCGCATCCTGGGCCGGGACACCTTTCTCCCCGCCGGTGCCGCGGAGTGCAACGACTACGCCGACATCTCTCCCTGGGCGGACGACTCCCTCTACTGGGCCTGCGACGCCGGCGTGCTGAACTGGTCCGAGGGCGGCCGCCTGGACCCCGGCGGCACCCTGACTCTGGCCCAGCTCCAGGCCGTGCTGGAGGATTTTTTGGCCCGCTAA